Part of the Hirundo rustica isolate bHirRus1 chromosome 3, bHirRus1.pri.v3, whole genome shotgun sequence genome, TGATTGAGACCAGATCTTCCAAGGGCAAGAATCGCTGTCAAGCCAAAATGATTCTTTCCACTTATGAAAGCAATCTGCCCTTCCTAAAGGCTCTTGACTAATAGAATCCTACACATTATGTCAGACTCCCCCACGGATTCTGGTAGCTGTTAAAAACATTATAAATATTTCCACGTTTGCCGTATCACTTAACCTTGCAATGTGCCTTCTTTGATCTGTTGAATAAAAAgatttctttcatcttcagGTGTCCTTCCGTTCTGTGCACGCACTATACACGTGGGCCTGTGCAGATTTAGCATGTATATCAAATGCTGCTTCTCATTCTTCAGCTCCTCGATCTGGGCTTTCAGTTCCGCGTTGATCGTTTCCAGCTTCTCCGATTCCTAGCACAAAGCACAGACACAACTTTTACACTGACAAGTTCAGGGTTTTTCTTACAGTTGTGGTCTTTTATTGGTGGGAAAGCCTATGGCTGGCAGAGGAAGGAATCACATGTACCCAGCTTGCTGTAATGATGGACATTCCCCAGGCAGTAATGGCCTGAAAGCCAGATTGAGAGTTACCTCCTTTGGCCTCTGGAGAATGTAATGGGAGTTGTAAAGTGAAATTCAAACTTGTGTTCACTCACGGTGACAGATACCCAAAGCGTTATTGCTATCTTCTGCAAAATTATTCAGACCTTTTTGGGGTCAAAATTTGACCCCAAATGATCTACTGCTGCTTCTTAACTCCCTGGAACATCAGGTCACATATTTATAAACCCATGTTAAGCTAGCAAAGTACAAATgtagcttttttcccctgcccctAGATAGAGGAATGTACAGACCTGTATATCTAGATACAGGTCTGATGCTACTGAAATAGAGTTTTATACCACAGCACAGGAGGTGAAGATCTGACTGGGCTCCTAGGACAGAGAATTCAAGGTTCCACACCACTCTGCTCATAAAGAAGTCAGAAATCACACGTAGGTGCTTGCAGGCTCTCCACAGTGAATATTTTATGAAACATGATTCTACTTCTTTTTGTGTTCGGTGTACACGTTCAAATTAACATTATCCCCGTAGACAAGCCTGGTCACTGAAACAGTAACCTCTTTTCACTCCTACCATGTGTTCACTTTATGCCAGTTTCAACCAGGCTTGGACTTAATATATGGCACGTTTATTTTTCATAACTAATGTTTTAAAAGGTTTACAGAGTCTTGGGTGACATCCTTCTGATTTCCTACTATGACAGTACCCTATGCTCTTTGGATCCTGGCAGGATGACAGATTAAGAACAATTCTAGCTAGTCACTTACTTTTTGCAAACATTCcgttttttccttctttttgtttcGGCACTTTGCTGCAGCgattttattcctttcccttcttctcttttttctttcatcctctTCAGGAGAAAACTGTCCCACAAAAACAGATACACACAATCCATAAGATGCTATAAACACGAGACCTGTATTTTGGCAAGTTTTGGATTATTAAAATCAACTTGGATAGTGCTGTCAGTGCTCACATCATGAGTTGCATAAAAGTGTGATTCTGACCTTGTTTGCCATGCAGTAGAATGGTAGGAACTTCATTAGAATTGTCAATAAAAACCTGACTGGAGCAGGGTTGTATGCAATCTACATGATGGCTCATTTGAAATCAGTGGTACTCAAAAAACTTACTGAATGTCTCCCCAGGCTCCCACACCTCCATCTCTCCTCCACTTcccagggaggaaaaggaggaggggcacagggagcagagtggAGGATGTGTCATGAGGGAGGCAACGAGGAGTGAATTAAAGGCAGCACCAAAAAGAGATTACTAACACACTTCCTTCTGTTTCCTGTGGAAGCTCAGAACAAGGTTTAACGCTTTCCTTAACCAAAGGCATTTCTCCACTTTCAAAGAGTAATGTTTTTCATGGAGAGTATCATCTTTAAGCAAAAACATAATGTGGACAGAGCAGGTCCATGTCTTAACCCCCATGGGTTCTGCTGGACTGTCCTCAGGGAAACAGGACTGCAGCTGTGACTTATTCCAAGTTCAGCCACCACTGGGCAGGGAAACCAGATTAGCACTTGCCCCAGTCACTGCAAAATACTGTCTGTAGTccataatggaaaataaaatatccaaCTACGAGAAACACCAGAGGGTTTGCCCGAAGCACTCAACAGAGAGCCAAGCAGCTGGCATAAAAGGAAACAAGCATGGCACAGAGGGTCTTCTATATTTAATACAATTACTGATCTCGTGGCAAAAGAGAATTAATCATTCACACcaaaattctgtttaaagagCCCTACCTCTGTTTTCATCATTGATGTTTCGACAGGCCTTTCAGAAACGGTCACCGTGTCCAAAGTGGAAGACATCTTGTGGAACTGACGCTTGTTCTGAATGGCAAACCTGAGCTCCTCCTTCACCAGGGGGGTTAAATTTGTGAAATCATCAAACCCCAGTGACCCTGCAGGGGACAAAGTGGGAACAATTGCGGAGGCGCTGACTTCTAATGCAGATAGCTGGCCTGAGTGTTGAACCATCattttgctgaaagaaaaaagagatcaTATTGATAGTCTTTCAACAAATTTACAAAGTTATGTCTTTCAAATAATATCTCTCTGAGGTATATTTCATACTGTGAATAATACTGTAGCTCTTGCACTGCTCCAGTCCCCATTCCTAGGCTACCCCAATCTCTCAACAGAGACAAGTAGTTAAGAATTTGGACACTCAAAAAACCTTCAACTTTATGTTAAGTCAAAGTTGGTATTTAAAAGTATGAATATGTATCAACACATGACACAATTTCTAGGTCTTTCTGAAacttaagatttaaaaaaaatgtgtgcaAGTGTGTATACTGTTAGGTTTTAAACTGGTGGTGTGTGGCAAATGAGAATCGAGCGaataggaagagaaagaaaataagaacaaaaattaGAAAGCAAGTAAGTAGCACCATTATTTAAAGCATAGATGGAGAGTATCTTCATCTTCAGAGCTGTATCACCAAAAATTCCAGCTTTGAATGGACAGAGCATATCTTGATCTCAGCCACACTTAGCTCAATGAGTTCTACTAGAAGCTGAAACTTGCTAACCACAAGAGGATCTGTCACGAAATTATCACACTCAGTTTTACACACAGTGGTAGATTTGACTataaacttctgaaaaatagTTAACAATAAGAGCTGGAACAAAGGCAAAAGTCTCTACATGCTCTGTGGCTCCACAGCACAGGCTGAGTTGGAGGGATTGACTCATAAAAAATGTGAAGCCGTTTGTTTCATTCCTTTGCTCTTGTAAAATTCGAAACTGTCCTTATGTGCCCTCTACAAGAGGCTTGAAATTCCTAAATATTTATGGCTGGATCTTCTGCTGATATAAAACAGTGTGATTGAAGAGTCTTTAGGGGAATTAGGCAAATGTAAACCCATGGAGAAACCTCATTTCTAGTcgatttctgaagaaaacaaacctatCCAACAGTGCTCTCTACTTTTATCTTTTTAGTAAATCTTATTAAATTTTTTAGCCAGTTTTGAAGGGAGAGAGGCCCTATGTGCTTTGTGAAAACTGGTGGCCCCACTGAGGGCGAAAGAGGCAAAACTCAGCAGTCAGTCATCCAGACACAGTGGGCTAGCTGATGCACACATCCCTGCAAGTCACAGCCCATCTCTCGCCCAGCAGAGGTGAGATAAGAGGTCTGGAAGAAAACTGAGCACTTTTTGTGTGTGCTCCAAGGGACAGAAGGTGCAAATCCACGGGAAAACAGATTGTTCCCTTGTCCATAGGGTGACTTGTGTTAAACTGGATTTTACTATGTTGGTCTTCCAGCTATCTTTGGTGTGTagacttttgttgttgtttttgttttggtttttttaatagctgtatGGATAATTACAGAATGTGTTATCTAGCCTGGATTAGAACCACAATAATTACGGAAAAGTCAATTGTAATTAACTTAGTGCAGGTAAGCAGACAGTTGCCTGGGGGTAGCAGTGTGGGTAAGCTTAATTTCCACATGGTCAACCCAgacctgcacagctccctgtaCGTTACTTCTGGAACCCAGCAAGAAATGTTTGGGGTCATGTGCCCTGACAAGAAGATAGAATTTGCTGAGAGATATCTAAAAATACACTGTAAATCCACACTGGTACAAATGAGAATAGAACCTGGTTGATCGCTAAGTGAGGTAAACATAAAAATCAGAGGGGACTGAATTGTCTGTTACTGGAAAATACCAGGTCCAGCTGCAgtcttcctcctttcttcctcacCCAGTCACCACAGAAGAGCTGAACATTTCCCAGAGTCTCAGGGTGAAATCCTGACCCCAGTGAAATCAAAAGGACTTTTTCTGTTGACCTCAATGGGGCCAGGATTTCACCCGTAGTTATTCAAGATGGGGAAATGATTTGGAACAATTTGTTATTCAGAAAGACCTTGGGAAATTTATGTAATTCTCTTCAGAAAGCCCCTGCTCATGAGTCACATTTAAAGTACTGATACAGTTTAATCCTATAATCTCAGAAAGCTAGCAGTTACTCTTTTTCAGCAAGTCAGAAATGGCCCTATTAATTGCCAGCTGAAGTCCTCCCAGTATAATTTACCATTTACCAACATTCAACCATTCACCTAATTTAAACAGGCTAACTCCAGATGACACTGAACCCCTCACTGCCAGCAgaaatttcagttattttcacTGACTCAGTCTCCTTGAATGCTGGTGATGGCTTCATTCAACAAAGTTAATTCTCTATAATTCAATCCAACCAGGAGTCTTAAAGCAACAGTAAAACAGTTTTTCCAGCCCCCCAAAAATTAGTTGGGCTAATAATTTTCAAGCTCTGCTGGTTTATTCAGTTTTTTTGTCAGTTTAGGTGAACTTTTAATTAAGGTCAGCAACAGCACCAGAGGAAACCAAGAATGTGCCTGAGAAATCGTGTTAATTGTGGATTTCTAGTGGTTATTGTTAAGGGTACCACAAACACCGACAAAACTCCTTCAGGCCCTCTCACCCACCTGTCACTAGTGTGATGAAGAGGAGTGGTtgggtgcccagagcaggagaaagTGTCCTTGACGGTAGGATTTGCCGCTCTCCTCCCCGAACAGCTCATTGCCCTCCCAGTCCTCCTGAAATGCGTCTCTCATTGCTCCAACACTTTTGGGGAGGGAAGGCCCACCAGGGGGCTGAGGCTTCTGTACAGATTTCTGCCGTGGGCTGAGTCCCactttgcagagctgtttgccGCCGGTTTGCTCTCCTGGGGCTCTTTCCTGGGGCCTCTGAACAGCGCCTGGCAGGGCAGCTCgcaggctgccctgggagcGGCAGGAGCCACCACCGCacaaatgacagaaataatCCGCCTCATGTCAAAGCCCCTCAGTAGCTCCCTTGTCATAACAAGGTAGATGCTTTGCCGTTTCTGAGGAACAAATCTGGTTTTAGAAATCTTTTACAAGTAAGAAAATTCGattttactattaaaaaaaaaaaaaaaaagaatgcgACAAGTTGCCCTGTCTTGTCCCAGGTTTTGAACAAATTGTCCCTCAGTCTATAAGCCATGCAGGGCACTGTCTCATTTCCTCTGGGTTTTGAAGGCCGGGGAAACAGCGGGAACGAGAGTATCGAGCCTTAGAGCGGGATCCCATCGTGGCTTTTCTGATACGATCTCTGTTTACTTTGTTACACCACGCACATGCTCTGGAGTTTCTGCCACTGGAGGTGCTGAACACTTCTCAGCCCTGCGCTGTTACCGGCACAGCTCGCTCCGGGCTGAGTTAATGCCCCATTACTTTAGCCTTGCTTTTGGAATTCTCGGCAGTTTTACTGTTCATAGCACCCTCCCAATTCAGGTACGTTCAAACAACTCCATTCGTTCGTTCTCCCCTGCTTTTAGATTGTTGTTTTGCAGATGATTCTTTTCACCTACAACGAGCTTTTACATCTCATCTGCCAAGATTTTAAAATCGGAACATGCTTCCTAGCTGTGCACTTCCATTACTCAAGGATACCcttgtttaattttaatatcGAAAGTGACTACTTTCAGTTTTTTCTTGCTTAACAGCAGATGGCTGACTGGGcttcttggttttatttcttcatacgaattccttttcctctggtgCTGATGCAATAAACCCTGATAACCACTGAGGTTAATCTTAAACAGCATTAAGAGCAATTGCAGTTCACAACCTCTGCGCACGCTAGTTGACCTTAAGCTTTCTGACATCCCACATCGCTCCCGAACCATTTTCTGCCGCCTTTCAGCTTCTCGAGCGCTGTTAGTAGGAGGAAAATTGATTTCCAACAGGAAACTCGTTCTCTGGAACAAGCTGGCTGTTGTGTCACGCCTGATTTGCTTAGGCAACACTTCAGCAACTGATCTACTTCACGTCAAGACACCGAGACAGCAAGGAAAGCGAGTATCCCTGGCCGTCCCGAGAAGATCCCCCTCGGTTTACGGGAATATCAGAGAGAACTGCAGGCGCGGCAGTGCGGCTTTCTCACCGCCTGGGCTGTCCCGCCACAGCcgccccgtccctgtccccgcgGTGCCGCCGCCCCAGCTCCGGGCGCGGCCGCGCCGCTCGGGCATCCCGCGGCTCCCGGCTGCCGCTGCCGGTGCCGCGTCCCCTCCGCGGCCGCCACCGCGCGGGTGCCGAGCGGCGCTGCCGGCCCGGGGACGGCCGGGGCTGGGCGCGCTCCCCCCGGCGCTCGCATCTGGCGGCGGCCCGGGCAGGGGGTTCCCCAGATGCGAGCGCCGGCACGGAGCCGGCGCCGCCGGGCGGGCGAGGGGCTCCGGCCGagctcggcggggccgggggctctcccggcgctcccggccGGCGGCGGCACCGCGGCGCCCCACTTCGCCCGGGGCGGCGAAACTTTTGCGGGCGGCGCGCCGCGGGTCCCCCGGCGGGCATCCGTCCCTCCGCGGCGGGACGGCCTCCCCGGAGCTCGGCCCCTCGTCCCGCCGGCACGGGCGGTCCCGGCCGCTCCTCTCCCGCCTGACCTACCTTCCTCCCGCCTCCGCTCCGCcggcaggagggaaggggctccgcagccccgccgcgccgccgtCCGCGCTGCTCCGCCGCCTCCTGCGGGAGAGCGGCTCCCTCGGCTCCCCGCTCCTCTGCCGCTCGCCCGGGTTGCATCACCCCCCTTTTATAGCCGAGCGGGCAGCGCTGGTATTTACTCTGGCGGCGAGTCCCTGGCTGATGTCATGCTATTAATAGCCTCTCCgaaagagagggaggagggaagcgGGCCCGCGGCGGTGATGCAAGGCTTCCCCGCCGGCACGGCACGGCTCGGCACCGCACGGCACGGAGCGACACCGCCgcgcccggccgggccgggccgagcggCATCCCTCGGCACCCCGACAgaccccttctccttccctcttcacCGCTCTCccttctattttatttcattcatttatttcatttatttatttatttatttttattgagaCTCCGAGAGTTTCTTTCTCCGGGCCATTTTGCTTCTGACAATTAACCAAAGTCCCTCTCGcggccaaaagaaaaaaaaaaaaaaaaaaaagaaaaaaaaaagaaaaaaaaaaaagtgaaaagtggCAATTGTGTATTTTTCGAAAGGATTGAAAAGTGTGATCTTtctctagagaaaaaaaaaagcttcagttcccccccccccaatcctACCGTCCTCCCCCCCCACACTACTTTAGATGACAGCTAAAAGTTCATTTCACATAAAAGGAGAAGGCTTCGCTTTTTACTCTGGGGAGGAAAGACCCGTTTAATTAAATTATAGAAAGCTAAAAATAACACTGTTtggggcttttgtttgttttgttagggcattttttaaacttttctcaAAGCACAGTAGCATGCTATTTCCTTATGATCTCATGAAAAAACAGGGAGTTCctagagcagagagggaaatacGGTTGTGGCTGTGGTAAAGGGGTTTTTGtctagttcttttttttcttttggtttgtgtAACAGACAGAAATTACCTTCTAACAACCTTCAAAGTGCTAGAAAAtgagatgttaaaaaaaaaaaacaaacccccccccacaaaaaaaacccaataacaaaaaccaacaaaacaccaaaaaaagttTACCCGGGGGAGGCAAAGAAAGCTTACAAAGACAGATGCATGGGAATATCCAGTACaataatatttcatatattATACATGCAAAAGTGTTATTAAGGCAGTCTTCAAGTCTCTGTACTTGGCATAGAAAGACCAGGACATTTCATGCTTGAGGATATTAATACTGTAActaaacaaatataaaatctaTACCCTcatatataaaatgtatatCCCAATCAAATGCTCCAAATGGTTGATTAATTTTATAATGCTCGATATGTCAGCTTTGATAATATGTCTCGAGTGATATATTCTGGGATATTTCAATTACTTGGAGCATTTGGTCAAGGATACAGATTTCTAAGAGTAGTTTGAAAGTCCCTCTGTATCTCCCTTCTGTGCGCATGCGGTTGTCTGgatgtacatatatatgtggGTATCTATACCTATATCATCTATATTATCTATATCTATAACTATATCTGTATCTATgtcatctatatctatatatactctatatatctatatatcatctatatctctatatatacatatatagagATAATATTGACCACACATTCAGGAGTAGTAAACTTCGCTTTTTCATGTACAGTTGCCAGTCACTTTGCAAAATTAGCACTCCTATTTTGCATTTAGTTGCCTgctcttgaaagaaaaatactgatgtGGTGGGAAAGGAAGGAGTCTGGAGTAGTGACGTTGGCTTCCCTCCTGTGGAAGGTGCAGTCGCACCCTGTTCTCTGCAAACAAAGACGTGCACTTTGTGAGGGCAGGAGCAAACACCTCTGACCTACCTGGCAGCTCTCCATTTACAGCTCCTGTGAGCcacaagcttttctttttcactcaCTTATAGACAAATCGTTCTTAGCTCTATCAAAACATAGttattgctgcatttttatCAACCTAGGTAAATCAACGTCAAGTATAATGCTGGGCAGAACCCTTGCTCTTCAGAAAGGTCTAGAgcaagatttttatttcacctCGGTACAGCCTAAGAAGTTCTTTTTACTTCAGAGGCACAATTTTATAATTCATGCTGTGCTCAAGGACAGCTGGCACTGTTTTTCTCAAgcctagaagaaaaaaaaaaaaaaaaaaattcctctcaaGCAGAAGCCAAACGTGGAAAATTTCCTCCCAAAAGATAATTGGTTGGAAAATTTTAAGCACCGTGGAAATGTGTTAGCAGCATAGGTTTTAGTGGCCAAGAACAGGTGCCTGCTGCAATTATGACAGAAATTTAGCAACTGTCCTTATTTAGGTAGCTGTATCAGAAGTGGGAATGTATTTAGAGTATTTTCAGCTAAGCAGAGCAGTGTCGCagaataatgggaaaaaaataaaaataataataaaaaaacaacagttttCTCCTTCCATGTGGGTAGAAGTACCTTGGAAATCCCAGTGTTGTTACCCAGTTGTGGATGGTCACTGACATCTGCTTGTTTGCTACACAATGCTGGTCCTTTTGTTGCCCACGAGCTGCAGCCAGCAATAAAATCTGACAGCAAACCAGTTGTGTTCATTCTTGAACTTCTCCTGAAGCAagccagctcctccctgcaAAGCAAACAGAGAAACTGTTCCTGTGTGCGTTCGAGATTAAGCCACTGAAACATGTCCTGGCTTGAAACTCCtcagtgaaaaaagaaaatgaaaccacgatgaaaaataaacccagctCTACTGTGTTGTATAGGTTTGATGCAGATCCCTTTTGAAACCAAAGCTAAGTTAATCTCAGTAAAGACACTGAATCACAccccagtttaaaaaaaaaaaaaaaaaaaaaaaaaaaaaaaattactatcaGGAAGTTAAAGTAACTCCCAGTACAGCCACCAGATACTCTGATGTTCTTGCCCAGTTTAATTTTCCATCTCACAAAATATCTTTCATTTGCCTCCTCTGAACATTTACTGGTCACTTCCCAACCCATTTCTCTTTCATCACAAACTGCAGGGGACAGTTTCCCTGGAACAGCATTTTGTTGACAGAGGTAACATCCATGTTCTTGACTTCTGTTTCCCTTAAGCCAGGTACAGCAGCTCATCACTCAGACTGATGTGTACTGGGTTCTTTTCCCTCCGCAGAGAAATCAGGCTGAATACCACCCCACAGTGGGGTCCTTGCAGCCCTTCAGGAGTCTCCAGTGTGGAGAAAAGAattctttcctttattctttCTGACCAAGTCCTGCCTCCACATCCCTTGACACTACTTCACACACTGTGGATAtttgattaaaattaaaacatgtcTGTCTCATTACTAAAAAGAGCTACAGACACCATCATACAGAGAAATAGATTCCcaatctcacagcagaaaatttcTCCTATCCTAACATTTATGCCACTGCAGGACATCAGTCAGAGCAACACAATTAAAATCTACACATCCCATCCAGATCCTATGTTGGTTTCTGGTCACACAGCTCCATTAAACCTGTTCAATCTGATAAAAATATAATGACatgtaaataaatcaaatatGTAGCGATAACATGAGTAAAACCTGCctctctgtgtgttttgtggtttgaaTTGTTTTAAGTTTTGAAATTACTGTAACCCTGACAAGACAAATctttccctgcacagcacatATAAGAGGAATAGGTTTCCATAATTCAGAGTTTTTGTGTGGTAAAATCTGCACAGAATTAGGTTTTCTGACTCTGCCTGAAATATTATTCTCTACTTCTGTGATGGGAACTAACCTTCATCATAATTTTTGCTATGTGGTCCATTCAGGTCTGAATCTATGTGGCAAGGCTCCCTTCTCCACCAAAACATGCACTAATTTTGAGATCATTTTCCCATCTGACTGGACTAAC contains:
- the ATF3 gene encoding cyclic AMP-dependent transcription factor ATF-3 translates to MMVQHSGQLSALEVSASAIVPTLSPAGSLGFDDFTNLTPLVKEELRFAIQNKRQFHKMSSTLDTVTVSERPVETSMMKTEFSPEEDERKKRRRERNKIAAAKCRNKKKEKTECLQKESEKLETINAELKAQIEELKNEKQHLIYMLNLHRPTCIVRAQNGRTPEDERNLFIQQIKEGTLQG